The genomic interval acacacatcattggtcgattcttccaatggggtccagctaaaccagagaatcagtttatcaaccatgttgtccatcaccctttaatacaacacatccctgagagagagggaacttacatattctggaaagtacaagctttgttcatggaatctctccgatccactgcagcaactttcaggtgacaggtgatgaaaatctgagggacacattcaatacaagttgttatttagtgacctcctcccaacatggggaacccaatgtttggcttcctcttaccaaggaacggtcatctccaaagaagcggaacgcatccaggtcaaactggagtttgtccagctcacgttcacctcttggcaacacaaaggttgaaaaggagtcctcagctttgctgtccaggaggcaactgaagaaagattttttaaaaaggacaaagTGAATTAAGTGAACCTATTGAGACAACgagctggagaaagcagagagctccttacccatggtagtcaatgatgttgtatcttggggtggaatccttgtctgggctcaatgtcgctgcacagctgtcaatgtagagcttcaagggcatgtggttggtcattgaaacagaggcctcaatgtgaatgaggtcacccaggtagtagacagtcgaggtgcgctctgtaagccagtcatctgaagtacaagaggacaagggttggaaacagtgggtgtaactcccagtgggagacgacagaaaagcactccccatccacccatcacataccgttcataagacgcagtgagaatgacagaagcccttctccagacttggtcgagctgaatgggatccaggtgggcttgatagggtcactgctcacattgcccttcctggaaggacaggagtgtaatttcaggacaacttcagagaactgcacctgctgtagaccttatttgccacagagtaaagattcttaccgaaaatagtggcactcaatgggaatgattgctccattagttctcacaatgacagatccacgagcatttggggtgtggttcaggtgggtggtgtagaccaggaaatcgccagccatctgaaagacatcaggttaaggaatgaagagctggtctcattggacaaaagctatttctggtcattttcctgcccaGTTCAGCAGCAGTTTGAGGAGTTTCAGTTGTTCCTCAATGACACATGTttgaagcagctccaccattggttgaagttgcctggagcagcctctgttactctgctcagtccacctattacaggggacttcaggcctgcagtcagaaaccctgaaatgattggcactgccagatttgatgagcattctGTCCCATGTAGAATAGAGCTTTTCACCTTAAGGGGCTTCAAGTTacccctgatatggagcacaaaacacaacatcacttttaaacctcatctgtgTCTGCAGAATCAAGGGGATTGGCAGGTGTAAcaaccaaaagtggagttcccctttaatacactgtatcccaattattattccacttgtttcatctttcaagaaaagtctcaacaggaacttccacactgaacattcattgaccacaagttgaggcaacaggccAGATTATCCACAGGAAGGCacggaaaagataaatcaattgaggcacaaaagaaTAGAGTGCTTTGGAGAAATGTCGGTGAAGGTtcaaggtcaatagaattgaatctcAGAGTTAGAGAGTAGTAATGAtccatttaagaaagatgcagtccctcagtgacaacttgaagttctttttaaatataaagctaaGATTAACATGTCAAAATAAAGAaagtagtttcacacagggtgatatttaacagtgggcaagaatttatacacagatttcattcagggatctcctcagtggctggagtttcacccaatgttaatgagttcagagtgggcagtaatctacacagtgaaattggagcaagagttgaggaatcatattacctgcaatctgctgccacattcatggagcccatagtcaaagaggacagtgtggttctgCGAGTCAatcccagttggccgacaacctgctgtccccagggtcaggtcagcagctttaatcaggtgcctggttctaaataaatccatgtctaccctcaccagtaggttctgctctccacactgcaccatcacagtctgcagtggagatagacttctcccctcagacacactgaaatgggaaccaaagggaggcacagggagagggactctctggggtacaggggtgggttttactcttctccatggaaatctctggcctctgaactgttgccaaatatcagagcaacaaacggctccaactaacaccagcaccgggaacaaacctctcactacaaaatcccccatgataacaaacaactcaactatcactttacccaccaaccagcaccttttatacaaaacctgcagtcacctgactccaattcaatgagtcgctgttgtgatacgattggatgtctttcagaaaaAAACTCAATGTCTTTAGAATCCTCCTTTCATTAAATCACTTCCACTGTCCTATTTCATAAGTTTCATtcgaaaaaaatgaaaaaaaggaaagaaaaaaggatGGAGATagtgagcggtgtaactgagttcagagatacagagagacaccagcagagggaggtagagagcggtgtaactgagtacagagatacagagagacaccagcagagggaggtagagagcggtgtaactgagtacagagatacagagagacaccagcagagggatgtagagagcggtgtaactgagtacagagatacagtgagacaccagcagagggaggtagagagcggtgcaactgagagcagagatacagagagacaccagcagagggaggtagagagcggtgtaacgaggtgcagagatgcagagagacaccagcagagtgtccaggaaaccaaccttttatctgaaatctgaggcgggatctaaactgcacagtagaggaagcattactgtatatctaacccgtgttgtgccttccctgggagtgtttgatttgacagtgtcgagggagctttgctctctatctaacccgtgttgtaactgcccttctacaactggaaagtttctccttctttactctatgaaaacccttcacaattttgaacacctctatcaaatctcccctttacgttctgtgctctcaggagaacagccccagtttctccagtctctccacataactgaagtccctcattcctggcaccattctagtaaatctcttctgcaccctctctaaggccttgacatccttcctaaagtttggtgtccagaattgaacacaatactcgagctgaggtccaaccagtgttttatcaaggttcagTATCAacaccttgcttttgtattcaatgcctcaattaatgaagccaagggccccatttgcattcttaacagccttctcaacttgtcctgccaccttcaaagatttgtgtaattacacccccaggtctcgctattcctccactccatttaaaattgttcc from Heptranchias perlo isolate sHepPer1 chromosome 35, sHepPer1.hap1, whole genome shotgun sequence carries:
- the LOC137302018 gene encoding zona pellucida sperm-binding protein 3-like, which encodes MVQCGEQNLLVRVDMDLFRTRHLIKAADLTLGTAGCRPTGIDSQNHTVLFDYGLHECGSRLQMAGDFLVYTTHLNHTPNARGSVIVRTNGAIIPIECHYFRKGNVSSDPIKPTWIPFSSTKSGEGLLSFSLRLMNDDWLTERTSTVYYLGDLIHIEASVSMTNHMPLKLYIDSCAATLSPDKDSTPRYNIIDYHGCLLDSKAEDSFSTFVLPRGERELDKLQFDLDAFRFFGDDRSLIFITCHLKVAAVDRRDSMNKACTFQNIWTPLEESTNDVCACCHLGSCSATRDFRPDSRGRRDLVSGPESDAELKWEGEASLGPLVILDPDVTELATESLNELEQRMQERSPGGVESEVVLILALTVTAVSLISASLIALFLYRKHKQTQFN